In Thioclava sp. GXIMD2076, one DNA window encodes the following:
- the fliF gene encoding flagellar basal-body MS-ring/collar protein FliF has translation MEQVTAVWQAMDTRRRFIVLAATGIVFAAILLLSNMASKPSYSLLYAGLEGKSSGEVVSALEQRGVPYEIRGDSIYVDATQRDELRMTLASEGLPAMGGAGYELLDSMSGFGTTSQMFDAAYWRAKEGELARTIVANPGIRSARVHIAHGSDNAFRRSIEPTASVFITAVSGSISQQQARALKHLVASAVTGMKPEDVSVIDANGGLISTGDDDNILQNGEDRAAELKKNVERLLEARVGRGNAVVEISLRTALESESITERVIDPASRIAISTDAQEQSDSSQSTDPANVTVASNLPTGNANAGGQSQSNSSQTRERTNFDVSETRREVLRKPGSVTRLTVAVLVNGLPTTGADGTVTWAPRPQAELDQLQALVSSAVGFDEARGDVITLQSMQFEPTLIEGIEAMSGGFMGGQNLDVMQLIQLGVLAVVALILGLFVMKPILTQRQQVAQLPPAAGDPNALTGEIADGDLPDDMPLVSGLGGGDELGGFDMPFAMGNAFDDAENDADPVDRLKRLIEERRDETVEILRSWMDEKEERA, from the coding sequence TTGGAACAGGTAACGGCCGTTTGGCAAGCGATGGATACGCGGCGGCGTTTCATTGTGCTCGCAGCAACCGGGATCGTCTTCGCGGCGATCCTGCTTCTTTCTAATATGGCATCCAAGCCATCCTACTCTCTCCTCTATGCAGGACTGGAAGGGAAAAGCTCTGGGGAGGTTGTCAGCGCGCTCGAACAGCGTGGCGTTCCTTATGAAATCCGTGGCGATTCGATCTATGTCGATGCAACCCAGCGCGACGAGCTTCGCATGACGCTTGCCTCCGAAGGACTACCGGCGATGGGCGGCGCCGGATATGAGCTGCTCGATTCGATGTCCGGATTTGGCACGACCTCGCAGATGTTCGATGCGGCCTATTGGCGCGCAAAAGAGGGCGAGCTGGCGCGGACGATTGTAGCCAATCCCGGCATCCGCTCGGCCCGTGTCCATATCGCACATGGCAGCGATAACGCTTTCCGCCGTTCGATCGAGCCGACGGCTTCCGTCTTCATCACTGCAGTCTCCGGCTCTATCAGCCAACAGCAAGCGCGCGCGCTTAAGCATCTTGTTGCCTCGGCGGTCACGGGTATGAAGCCCGAAGATGTTTCGGTGATCGATGCGAATGGTGGTCTGATCTCTACCGGTGACGATGACAACATCCTGCAAAATGGCGAAGATCGTGCAGCCGAGCTGAAAAAGAACGTGGAACGACTTCTGGAAGCGCGTGTTGGTCGTGGGAATGCCGTGGTGGAGATCTCGCTCCGTACCGCTTTGGAAAGCGAATCTATCACCGAACGCGTGATCGACCCGGCCAGCCGGATCGCAATTTCGACCGACGCTCAGGAGCAGAGTGACAGTTCCCAATCGACCGACCCGGCGAATGTGACCGTTGCATCCAACCTTCCTACCGGCAATGCGAATGCGGGTGGTCAGTCCCAGAGCAACAGCTCGCAGACCCGCGAGCGCACCAATTTCGATGTGTCCGAGACACGGCGCGAGGTTCTGCGTAAACCGGGTAGTGTGACACGCCTCACCGTCGCAGTGCTGGTGAATGGCCTCCCGACCACCGGTGCCGATGGTACCGTGACCTGGGCGCCGCGCCCTCAGGCTGAACTGGACCAGCTTCAAGCGCTCGTGTCGTCGGCTGTAGGCTTTGACGAAGCGCGTGGCGATGTGATCACCCTGCAAAGCATGCAATTCGAGCCGACGCTGATCGAAGGCATCGAGGCGATGTCGGGAGGCTTCATGGGTGGCCAGAACCTTGATGTCATGCAGCTTATCCAGCTGGGTGTGCTGGCGGTGGTGGCGCTTATCCTCGGTCTTTTCGTGATGAAGCCTATCCTGACCCAGCGCCAGCAGGTTGCACAGCTGCCTCCTGCTGCAGGTGACCCGAATGCACTGACTGGCGAGATTGCCGATGGCGACTTGCCCGATGATATGCCGCTCGTGTCCGGGCTCGGGGGCGGTGACGAACTGGGCGGTTTCGACATGCCCTTCGCCATGGGCAACGCCTTTGATGATGCAGAAAATGATGCCGATCCGGTCGACCGGTTGAAACGCCTGATCGAAGAGCGACGCGACGAGACCGTAGAGATCTTGCGCAGCTGGATGGATGAGAAGGAGGAACGTGCGTGA
- a CDS encoding FliM/FliN family flagellar motor C-terminal domain-containing protein encodes MTEAATQSSNPFTQVPIEITISVGKARPMVRDLLRMKRDSVLPLDSRVDDPVELYVGDKLIARGELTELQGDHAGQLGVRLTEVIDLQNGL; translated from the coding sequence ATGACTGAGGCGGCAACCCAATCCTCGAACCCATTTACCCAAGTGCCGATCGAGATCACTATCTCGGTGGGTAAGGCGCGCCCGATGGTGCGTGACCTTCTGCGTATGAAGCGCGATTCGGTCCTGCCGTTGGACAGCCGCGTCGATGATCCGGTCGAGCTCTATGTTGGGGACAAGCTGATCGCGCGTGGCGAACTGACCGAGCTGCAGGGCGATCACGCCGGGCAACTGGGCGTGCGTCTGACCGAGGTGATCGATCTGCAAAACGGGCTGTGA
- a CDS encoding flagellar biosynthesis protein, with translation MMQRFELESFETTSHVPQSVTVEHAELEEIKLAAFEKGYSAGWEDAVAAQNAEEARLRADLGQNLQALSFTFHEARQHVLEAMKPLLVDMTAKVLPTVARQTLAQTIAEQVMPMATELADTPLTVVVNPNSLEQVRELLSQEKSLPMSFVAEDTLGEGQVYLRFGGKETHIDLDGVIALIGDAIASYFGAVQKEQNND, from the coding sequence GTGATGCAGCGGTTCGAACTGGAATCCTTTGAAACGACCTCGCATGTGCCGCAATCCGTGACCGTGGAACATGCCGAACTCGAGGAAATCAAGCTCGCGGCCTTCGAAAAGGGCTACTCGGCAGGCTGGGAAGATGCGGTCGCGGCCCAGAATGCCGAGGAGGCGCGTTTGCGCGCCGATCTGGGCCAGAACCTGCAGGCGCTCTCTTTTACCTTCCACGAAGCGCGTCAGCATGTGCTCGAGGCCATGAAGCCGCTGCTTGTTGATATGACTGCAAAAGTTCTGCCGACTGTTGCACGCCAGACGCTGGCACAGACAATCGCGGAGCAGGTCATGCCGATGGCGACCGAGCTTGCCGATACGCCGCTCACCGTGGTGGTTAACCCTAATAGCCTCGAGCAGGTGCGGGAGCTTCTCTCGCAGGAGAAAAGCCTGCCAATGAGCTTTGTTGCAGAAGATACGCTGGGCGAAGGGCAGGTCTATCTGCGCTTCGGCGGCAAAGAAACGCATATCGACCTTGATGGTGTTATCGCACTGATCGGCGATGCGATTGCCAGTTATTTTGGCGCGGTCCAGAAGGAGCAGAATAATGACTGA
- a CDS encoding flagellar basal body-associated FliL family protein produces the protein MAEATADQIEGSEEPKKKSKLPLIIGLVLMLVFGGGSFFALYSGMILAPPAAEDPHAEEVPKPADLPDISFIKLDPMVISLSDSASRHLRFSAELEVPTAYQADVEKLRPRVMDVLNGYLRAVDLSELEDRTALIKLRAQMLRRIQIVTGEGRVNDLLIIEFVLN, from the coding sequence ATGGCAGAAGCAACAGCAGATCAGATAGAAGGCTCAGAAGAGCCGAAGAAAAAGTCGAAACTTCCGCTAATTATCGGCCTCGTGCTGATGCTCGTCTTTGGCGGCGGCAGTTTCTTCGCACTTTATTCCGGCATGATTCTCGCCCCTCCGGCGGCAGAGGATCCACATGCCGAAGAGGTTCCAAAACCGGCGGATCTGCCGGATATTTCCTTTATCAAACTCGATCCGATGGTGATCTCGCTTAGCGATTCTGCCTCGCGCCATCTACGCTTCAGCGCCGAGCTTGAAGTCCCGACGGCGTATCAGGCCGATGTCGAGAAGCTGCGGCCGCGCGTCATGGATGTGCTGAACGGTTATCTGCGCGCTGTAGATCTGAGCGAGCTTGAGGACCGCACCGCACTCATCAAGCTTCGCGCACAGATGTTGCGGCGCATCCAGATCGTCACCGGCGAGGGCCGTGTGAATGATCTGCTTATCATCGAATTTGTGCTGAACTGA
- the fliP gene encoding flagellar type III secretion system pore protein FliP (The bacterial flagellar biogenesis protein FliP forms a type III secretion system (T3SS)-type pore required for flagellar assembly.): MSRLICYGALTLMLSAAPGLAQEVTLDFGGENSLTGSSVLLISAVTLLSLAPGIMIMVTCFPFIVTVLSILRQAIGLQAAPPNMLIISLALFLTWFIMEPTFMDAYTNGIAPLMNGQLEMMPALERAIEPFRTFMAGRTNPETFASLAQLRSPDAALALSPDVPLSTLVPSFMLSEIARAFQIGFLIYIPFLVIDLVVSAVLMSMGMMMVPPAVVSLPFKLAFFVVANGWVLISDALVRSYF; the protein is encoded by the coding sequence ATGTCACGCCTAATTTGTTACGGCGCATTAACGTTAATGCTTTCTGCGGCGCCGGGTTTGGCGCAAGAGGTCACTCTGGATTTCGGCGGCGAGAATAGCCTGACGGGCAGTTCGGTTCTGCTGATCTCTGCGGTGACCCTGCTAAGCCTCGCGCCCGGCATCATGATTATGGTGACCTGTTTTCCGTTCATTGTCACGGTTCTGTCGATCCTGCGTCAGGCGATCGGTCTGCAGGCGGCGCCGCCGAATATGCTGATCATCTCGTTGGCGCTGTTTCTGACATGGTTTATTATGGAGCCCACCTTCATGGACGCCTATACCAACGGTATTGCGCCCCTGATGAACGGTCAGCTCGAGATGATGCCCGCACTGGAGCGCGCGATAGAGCCGTTCCGGACCTTCATGGCAGGGCGCACCAACCCCGAGACCTTCGCATCTCTGGCCCAGCTCCGCTCGCCTGATGCGGCCCTTGCGCTGTCGCCGGATGTGCCGCTCTCGACCCTGGTGCCGTCTTTCATGCTGTCGGAGATCGCGCGTGCCTTCCAGATCGGCTTCCTGATCTACATTCCGTTTCTGGTGATCGACCTCGTGGTATCGGCCGTGCTGATGTCGATGGGGATGATGATGGTGCCGCCTGCGGTCGTGTCCTTGCCCTTCAAGCTGGCCTTCTTTGTGGTGGCCAATGGCTGGGTGCTGATCTCGGACGCGCTGGTGCGCAGCTACTTCT